TGAAAGGATGGCCATCGGACCAGCGGACCCCTTCGATGAGGTGGAAGGTAAACTGGGAGGCGTCGTCGTTGATTTCCCAACGTTCGGCGAGGTTGGGCACAACCTGCGTGAATTCCAGATTCCAGCGCACGAGGCTCTGGTTGCCGACCATGCGCAGGATGCCGTTATGGTCGGATGAACCTCGGAGCCCGCGGCGGAGAGTTCCGCCGTAAGTGCCGACCTTTTCGAGAGGCGTCACGACCATCGGCTTTTTCGGCAGCCGTTCAGCGAGCGGCGGCAGCTTTCCGTCCTTGGCAAGCTGCGCCAATGCGGGCGCTTCGCCGCCTGCCGCAGCGACGCGGCCAGCAATGGACAAGGCTGCCACTCCGGCCATGCCTCCGAGCACGGCGCGCCGAGTGACGCCGCGAGACAGTATTTCATCACGCATAGAGTTCCCTCCCGTTTTGTGCCGGCACGACTGTGATCAACCGGCGCGACGAGCCCCCTACCCGTCGCAAGGCGCTCTTCTTAACGCCGTGGGCCGACCATAGACACCTTCTCAAATAATTACAAGAGTTGACAGATAATGACAGATTTAGTAGCCCTGCGGCATAGAAAATGGCTGTCGCTGCCGGAAAAGACCGCCTCGAGAGTGTGAAAAACATGGAACTGTCAGATGCTGTGCGCGAAAAACTGAAAGCTGTTTCGACGGCGACGCTGACGACGGTGCTGCTGAAGCGCGGCTTGAGGAACGTCTTCATTTGCGGCGTGCACAAGATCAATCCGCGGGCCCCGCGCCTGGTCGGCCCTGCCTTCACGCTGCGCTACATTCCCGCCCGCGAGGACATCGATCACCTTGGCGTCTTTGCCGATCGGAGCCATCCGCAGCGCCGCGCCATCGAGGAGTGTCCGCCGGGCTGCGTGCTGGTCATCGACAGCCGCAAGGATCCTTCTGCGGCATCGGCCGGCGGTATTCTGATTACGCGCCTTTTCAAGCGGGGTGCGGCCGGCGTCGTCACAGACGGCGGTTTCCGGGATACGCCGGATATCGCCGCTTTGCCGTTCGCCGCTTATCACGCGACACCATCGGCGCCGACGAACTTGGTGCGCCATCATGCGCTCGACATCAATCAGCCGATCGGCTGCGGCGATGTGCCCGTCTACCCAGCCGATATCATGGTTGGCGACAACGAGGGCGTGGTCGTCATCCCCGCTGCGATGGCCGAGGAGGTGGCAAACGAGGCCTTCGAGCAGACGGTCTTCGAAGACTTCGTCGAGGAGCGGGTGCAGGCCGGGCAAGGCATATTCGGCCTTTACCCTCCCGGCGAGGAGGCAGCCGCGGAATTTGCTGCCTGGCGGCAGAAAGAAGGGCGATGATGAAACTGTTGGCCGTTGCCGATTCGAACAGGGGCGCAACGCGCTTCAGCGACATCATCTACGAGAAGATCGTGGGGATGATTGCGGACGGAAACTTTCCGGTGAATGAGCGGTTGCCGCCGGAATCGAAGCTCGCCGTCATGTTCGGCGCATCAAGGCCTGTCGTGCGCGAAGCGCTCGAGCGTTTGAGGGCTGACGGACTGGTCGTCTCGCGCAAGGGTTCAGGCTCCTACGTGCGGCAACGACCGGATTCGTCCATGCTGAAAATGGTCCCGGTCGGCTCCCTTGCCGACGTGCAGCGTTTTTTCGAATTCCGCGCCGGCCTCGAGGCCGAGGCCGCGGAGCTTGCCGCACGCAACTGGCAGCCGGCCGACAAGGAGCGGATAACCGCCGCGCTCTTTGCTATCGAACAATGTCTGCGGGACGGCAAACTTGGCGCCGAGGAGGACCAGGCGCTTCACGATGCGATTGCCATGGCAACCGGAAACCAGTTCCACATCACGGTTCGCGAGTGGTTCAGGCCGCATTTCGCCATCGGGCACTCGGTGACGCGAAGCCTGAGCCTCAAGCGGACGCCCGAACAGATACGCAGCGTCCAAGACGAGCACGCGGTGATCGTGGAGGCAATCTTCGCGCGCAACGAAGCCGAGGCCCATGACGCGATGAAAAGACACATACTGAATGCGCGCGCCCGCATGTTCCAGGGGGTTTGAGCGATGTTGGGGAGGAAGGGACGATGAAACGGCTGGCTCTCACAGGCGCTGCCGGACGCATAGGGACGTTGCTGCGCCCGCTTCTTCGGCCGTATGTCGAGCACGTGCGCCTGATCGATTTCCATGAACCTGCCCGGCTCGGTGAAAATGAAAGCTTCGTCAGGGCTGACCTTACAAGGCTCGATGAGGCAACGGCCGCCCTTGAGGATGTTGATGGCGTCGTCCATCTGGCCGGCATTGCAAGCGGCATCGACATGAACGCCATTTTGCAGGCGAACGTGCTTGGGACATACAATCTCTACGAGGCCGCACGGATCAACAGCGTCCGGCGGGTCGTCTACGCATCGAGCAATCACGCCACGGGCTTTTATCCGCGCGGCCAGATCGTGTCTCCGCTGGATCCTATGCGCCCGGACAGCCCTTATGGGCTTTCCAAATGCTGGGGCGAACTGGTGGGAGGGCTTTACTACGACACCTGCGGCATTCGCACTTTTTCCATCCGCATCGGCAACGCCGGAACCTACCCTAACAGCGAGC
This Rhizobium sullae DNA region includes the following protein-coding sequences:
- a CDS encoding ribonuclease activity regulator RraA produces the protein MELSDAVREKLKAVSTATLTTVLLKRGLRNVFICGVHKINPRAPRLVGPAFTLRYIPAREDIDHLGVFADRSHPQRRAIEECPPGCVLVIDSRKDPSAASAGGILITRLFKRGAAGVVTDGGFRDTPDIAALPFAAYHATPSAPTNLVRHHALDINQPIGCGDVPVYPADIMVGDNEGVVVIPAAMAEEVANEAFEQTVFEDFVEERVQAGQGIFGLYPPGEEAAAEFAAWRQKEGR
- a CDS encoding FadR/GntR family transcriptional regulator, giving the protein MKLLAVADSNRGATRFSDIIYEKIVGMIADGNFPVNERLPPESKLAVMFGASRPVVREALERLRADGLVVSRKGSGSYVRQRPDSSMLKMVPVGSLADVQRFFEFRAGLEAEAAELAARNWQPADKERITAALFAIEQCLRDGKLGAEEDQALHDAIAMATGNQFHITVREWFRPHFAIGHSVTRSLSLKRTPEQIRSVQDEHAVIVEAIFARNEAEAHDAMKRHILNARARMFQGV
- a CDS encoding NAD-dependent epimerase/dehydratase family protein, with the protein product MKRLALTGAAGRIGTLLRPLLRPYVEHVRLIDFHEPARLGENESFVRADLTRLDEATAALEDVDGVVHLAGIASGIDMNAILQANVLGTYNLYEAARINSVRRVVYASSNHATGFYPRGQIVSPLDPMRPDSPYGLSKCWGELVGGLYYDTCGIRTFSIRIGNAGTYPNSERSVAIWISARDLAQLVRIGLSHPLIAATVVYGVSDTEEPWWDNEVAAKLGYQPQDRPRDHARIEEPSEGPVALAFQGGGFCEINHDGIIRTRDAEGLAKSLETVP